A portion of the Fusobacterium perfoetens ATCC 29250 genome contains these proteins:
- a CDS encoding BadF/BadG/BcrA/BcrD ATPase family protein, whose protein sequence is MSYILSVDGGGSKTTYCLYNVEEKEKFYFKGKSTNYKNIGIKKTKENIHDGIEEIFKVNNLNKEEIKFYVFGLAGCDTDEDYKIFREILNSLKIFEDKSIIMNDAELAYKSIYFNEEGCILASGTGSIGFVFLKNKQIRLGGWGSEFSDLGSGYWIGKRFLEKYLLSLEGLEEDEIFKEFNKDLTKPEIVINEYKSITKIASVAKFVIDNYNKSLICKSIVDEAINELSKIVLKMVKIINKEKINLVISGSIASNKIIYKNILKKVKKIEKDKEILFNINNSDLTEGGIKIAFDHLK, encoded by the coding sequence ATGTCATATATTTTATCAGTTGATGGTGGAGGAAGTAAAACAACGTATTGCTTATATAATGTTGAGGAAAAAGAAAAATTTTATTTCAAAGGAAAAAGTACTAACTATAAAAATATTGGGATAAAAAAAACAAAAGAAAATATTCATGATGGAATAGAAGAGATTTTTAAAGTTAATAATTTAAACAAAGAAGAAATAAAATTTTATGTTTTTGGTTTAGCTGGTTGTGATACAGATGAAGACTATAAAATATTTAGAGAAATATTAAACTCTTTAAAAATATTTGAAGATAAATCTATCATAATGAATGACGCTGAATTAGCTTATAAATCGATTTATTTTAATGAAGAAGGATGTATTTTAGCTTCAGGAACAGGTTCCATAGGATTTGTTTTTTTAAAAAATAAACAAATTAGATTAGGTGGTTGGGGAAGTGAATTTAGCGATTTAGGTTCAGGATATTGGATAGGAAAAAGATTTTTAGAAAAATATTTATTATCTTTAGAAGGATTAGAAGAAGATGAGATTTTTAAAGAATTTAATAAAGATTTAACTAAACCAGAAATAGTAATAAATGAATATAAAAGTATAACTAAAATAGCTTCTGTAGCTAAATTTGTAATAGATAACTATAACAAATCTTTAATATGTAAAAGTATAGTTGATGAAGCTATAAACGAGCTAAGTAAAATTGTATTAAAGATGGTAAAAATTATTAATAAAGAAAAAATAAATTTAGTAATATCAGGAAGCATAGCTTCTAATAAAATAATATATAAAAATATTTTGAAAAAAGTTAAAAAAATAGAAAAAGATAAAGAGATTTTATTTAATATTAATAATTCTGATTTAACAGAAGGTGGAATAAAAATAGCATTTGATCATTTAAAATAA
- a CDS encoding ROK family protein — protein sequence MTKISGKPEIIKKINTNLVKKAIIENAPITKPQLSKMLNLSLPTINKTVEELLLTGEVRKCENKIEVKGSGKKPIFYEINGDSITSIIVYFKNNFLYMKEYNILSEIKNEKKYHINKDFEIEKFLNVLDKMYNESKNKENIRSISIGIPGVIEKNGCISGAYTLINFNGINLQKIIEEKYNIEVKIENDVNLIAIGLLEKVPSDIKNLVYLFLGEGIGTGILIDKKLYKGKSNFAGEIGEILLFDGKTIEEKYKLAIESNSKEEIKRIVLFILTINISILNPDIIIINSSIHRITKKFFDEILKKLKEKFGENNIPEIYLDEKDLENGIEGTLKMASFKNKDNLSIIDK from the coding sequence ATGACTAAAATAAGTGGAAAACCAGAAATAATAAAAAAAATAAATACTAATTTAGTAAAAAAAGCTATTATAGAAAATGCTCCTATTACAAAGCCACAATTATCTAAAATGTTAAATTTAAGTCTTCCAACAATAAATAAGACTGTAGAAGAACTATTATTAACAGGTGAAGTAAGAAAATGTGAAAATAAAATAGAAGTAAAAGGAAGTGGAAAAAAACCAATTTTTTATGAAATAAATGGAGATAGTATTACATCTATCATAGTATATTTTAAAAATAATTTTCTTTACATGAAAGAATATAATATTTTATCAGAAATAAAAAATGAAAAAAAATATCATATAAATAAAGATTTTGAAATAGAAAAGTTTTTAAATGTATTAGATAAAATGTATAATGAATCAAAAAATAAAGAGAATATAAGAAGTATATCTATTGGAATTCCAGGGGTAATTGAAAAAAATGGATGTATAAGTGGAGCATATACATTAATTAATTTTAATGGAATTAATTTACAAAAAATAATAGAAGAAAAATATAATATAGAAGTAAAAATAGAGAATGACGTAAATCTAATAGCTATAGGACTTTTAGAAAAAGTACCTTCAGATATAAAAAATTTAGTTTATTTGTTTTTAGGTGAAGGAATAGGAACAGGAATTCTTATAGATAAAAAATTATATAAAGGAAAATCAAATTTTGCTGGAGAAATAGGAGAAATATTATTATTTGATGGTAAAACTATAGAAGAAAAGTATAAACTAGCTATTGAAAGTAACAGTAAAGAAGAAATAAAAAGGATTGTTCTTTTTATATTAACAATAAATATTTCTATATTAAATCCAGATATTATTATTATAAATAGTAGTATTCATAGAATAACTAAGAAATTTTTTGATGAAATTTTAAAAAAATTAAAAGAAAAATTTGGAGAAAATAATATACCTGAAATATATTTAGATGAAAAAGATTTAGAAAATGGAATAGAAGGAACTTTAAAAATGGCTTCCTTTAAAAATAAAGATAATTTATCTATTATAGATAAGTAG
- a CDS encoding cupin domain-containing protein yields the protein MEEKDSLELGKKIQNYRKMRKLTIKELSEKAKLTASMLSQIERNLVNPSIGTLKTISQILDIPLFMFFKEEETQELIVRSNSRKIIGLPNDEEVRYDLLTPNTKGNIEFCMMHIPHSNFSSNITQSHKGEEVAYVVEGVVTIQIGNEEYELYQGDSVRIPPLTEHKWINNSEGEVKVIFAITPPSF from the coding sequence ATGGAAGAGAAAGATTCTTTAGAATTAGGAAAAAAAATACAAAATTATAGGAAGATGAGAAAATTGACAATAAAAGAATTGTCAGAAAAAGCTAAATTAACTGCGTCTATGCTTAGTCAAATTGAAAGAAATTTAGTAAATCCTTCTATTGGAACCTTAAAAACAATATCTCAAATATTAGATATACCATTATTTATGTTTTTTAAAGAAGAAGAAACTCAAGAATTGATAGTTCGAAGTAACAGTAGAAAAATAATAGGGCTTCCTAATGATGAAGAAGTAAGATATGATTTGTTAACACCAAATACAAAAGGAAATATTGAATTTTGTATGATGCATATACCCCATAGTAATTTTTCAAGTAATATAACTCAAAGTCATAAAGGGGAAGAAGTAGCTTATGTAGTAGAAGGAGTAGTAACTATTCAAATTGGAAATGAAGAATATGAGTTATATCAGGGAGATAGCGTAAGAATTCCTCCTCTAACAGAACATAAGTGGATAAATAATTCAGAAGGAGAAGTAAAGGTTATATTTGCTATAACTCCACCAAGTTTTTAA
- a CDS encoding D-serine ammonia-lyase: MILNKSLQEWKKEFPIIEDLISLKETFWINNKLYSTDEVLKNSSITMSEILDASKRLERFAPYISKVFPETQKSNGIIESKIEKIENMKKVLSEKIEKNIEGTLLLKCDSHLPISGSIKARGGIYEVLKFAEDIALKSGKLHLEDDYSILASDEFKKLFSEYSIGVGSTGNLGLSIGIMGAKLGFKVTVHMSADARQWKKDMLRSKGVIVKEYEDDYSKAVEMGRKECLLDEKAYFVDDENSKTLFLGYTVAALRLKKQFEDMNILIDKDHPLFVYLPCGVGGGPGGVMFGIKSLFGDNAHCFFAEPTHSPCMILGLSTGYHDLVSVQDFGIDNKTCADGLAVGRASKFVGKTVENLVSGSYTLSDEKMYRYLSTLADVEKIFLEPSALAGFKGVELIENSILGKKYLEEKNINPKNITHLVWATGGSMVPKEEMEKYYQKGKE; encoded by the coding sequence ATGATACTTAATAAAAGTTTACAAGAATGGAAAAAAGAGTTTCCTATTATAGAAGATTTAATTTCTTTAAAAGAAACCTTTTGGATAAATAATAAATTATATTCAACTGATGAGGTTTTAAAGAATTCGTCAATTACAATGAGTGAAATATTAGATGCTTCCAAAAGATTAGAAAGATTTGCACCATATATTTCTAAAGTATTTCCGGAGACTCAAAAAAGTAATGGAATAATAGAATCAAAAATAGAAAAAATTGAAAATATGAAAAAAGTTCTTTCTGAAAAAATAGAAAAAAATATAGAAGGAACATTACTTTTGAAATGTGATAGTCATTTACCAATCTCTGGTTCTATTAAAGCTAGAGGAGGAATATATGAAGTTTTAAAATTTGCAGAAGATATAGCATTAAAAAGCGGAAAATTACATTTGGAAGATGATTATTCTATATTAGCTTCTGATGAATTTAAAAAATTATTTTCAGAATACAGTATAGGTGTTGGATCAACTGGAAATTTAGGACTTTCTATTGGAATTATGGGAGCAAAACTTGGATTTAAAGTAACTGTACATATGTCAGCAGATGCTCGTCAATGGAAAAAAGATATGCTTAGAAGCAAAGGTGTAATAGTAAAAGAATATGAAGATGATTATAGTAAAGCTGTTGAAATGGGAAGAAAAGAGTGTCTTTTAGATGAAAAAGCATATTTTGTTGATGATGAAAATTCTAAAACTTTATTTTTAGGTTACACAGTAGCTGCCTTAAGATTAAAAAAACAATTTGAAGATATGAATATTTTGATAGATAAAGATCATCCGTTGTTTGTTTATCTTCCTTGCGGAGTAGGTGGAGGACCTGGAGGAGTAATGTTTGGTATAAAATCTTTATTTGGTGATAATGCCCATTGCTTTTTTGCAGAACCAACTCATTCTCCATGTATGATATTAGGTTTATCTACAGGATATCATGATTTAGTTTCAGTACAAGACTTTGGAATAGATAATAAAACTTGTGCTGATGGATTAGCTGTAGGAAGAGCGTCAAAGTTTGTAGGAAAAACAGTTGAAAATCTAGTAAGTGGTTCTTATACATTGTCAGATGAAAAAATGTATAGATATCTATCTACTTTAGCAGATGTAGAAAAAATTTTCTTAGAACCAAGTGCTTTAGCAGGATTTAAAGGTGTTGAACTAATAGAGAATTCTATATTAGGAAAAAAATATTTAGAAGAAAAAAATATAAATCCTAAAAATATAACACATTTAGTTTGGGCTACAGGTGGAAGTATGGTTCCTAAAGAAGAAATGGAAAAATATTATCAGAAGGGGAAAGAATAA
- a CDS encoding GntP family permease — protein MNVLIAFLITITILLIALIKFKVSPAIGLFVSAIIMAILCRMPSSELLGYIASGFGNTMASLGIVILFGGIFGEMLGASGATEEMAKGLLRKFGKKNDLLALNLAGFIVAIPVYFASGYIMLSPLINSLQKLTNKKKSAYAASLFVGLLLTHCIVAPTPGPVAVALQIGADLGWFIVYGIIVALPASLLCGWQYGNIVNSKQTKEEKEQYKKEVQELVNNEELLKPDPEKPSAMTAFLLILFPIVLIIIGSVASVVLPKENIIYLIFTFLGNNNIALFLAMILSAVVLKKYIVKNTNMNIMKFIDFSSDKLGNVLMVIGTGGCFGLILQKSGLGNALVELLSSWNLPIVLLAFILAMIIRAAVGSATVAMLTSVSIVGPAAVAMGYSPVIIGLAICSGTVGLTLPTDAAFWLPAKYNDLEVNDAFVATTYSTTLASLVSFIIIIILNIFVTSLPGMF, from the coding sequence ATGAATGTTTTGATTGCGTTTCTTATCACAATTACAATTTTATTAATTGCTTTAATTAAATTTAAAGTTAGTCCAGCTATAGGATTATTTGTTTCAGCGATAATAATGGCTATTTTATGTAGAATGCCTTCTTCTGAATTATTAGGATATATAGCAAGTGGATTTGGAAATACAATGGCAAGTTTAGGAATAGTAATTTTATTTGGTGGAATTTTTGGTGAAATGTTAGGAGCCTCTGGTGCTACAGAAGAAATGGCAAAAGGGTTATTGAGAAAATTTGGTAAAAAAAATGACCTATTAGCACTTAATTTAGCAGGATTTATTGTTGCTATACCAGTATATTTTGCTTCAGGATATATAATGCTTTCACCATTAATTAATTCTTTACAAAAATTGACTAATAAGAAAAAAAGTGCTTATGCGGCATCATTATTTGTAGGATTATTATTAACACATTGTATAGTTGCCCCAACTCCAGGGCCTGTAGCAGTTGCTTTACAAATAGGTGCAGATTTAGGATGGTTTATTGTATATGGAATAATTGTTGCATTACCAGCAAGTTTATTATGTGGATGGCAATATGGAAATATTGTAAATTCAAAACAAACTAAAGAAGAAAAAGAACAATATAAAAAAGAAGTACAAGAGTTAGTTAATAATGAAGAACTTCTTAAACCAGATCCCGAAAAGCCATCAGCAATGACAGCATTTTTATTAATTTTATTTCCAATAGTTTTAATAATAATTGGGTCTGTTGCTTCTGTTGTATTACCAAAAGAAAATATTATATATTTAATTTTTACATTTTTAGGAAATAATAATATAGCTTTATTTTTAGCAATGATTTTATCAGCAGTAGTTTTAAAAAAATATATTGTAAAAAATACAAATATGAATATTATGAAATTTATAGATTTCTCATCTGATAAGTTAGGAAATGTTTTAATGGTTATAGGAACAGGAGGATGTTTCGGATTAATTTTACAAAAAAGTGGACTAGGAAATGCTTTAGTTGAATTATTATCAAGTTGGAATTTACCAATAGTTCTTTTAGCATTTATATTAGCTATGATAATAAGAGCTGCTGTAGGGTCAGCAACAGTGGCGATGTTAACATCTGTATCTATAGTAGGACCAGCAGCTGTAGCTATGGGATACTCTCCAGTTATTATAGGATTAGCAATTTGTTCTGGAACTGTTGGATTAACATTACCAACTGATGCAGCTTTTTGGTTACCAGCAAAGTATAATGATTTGGAAGTTAATGACGCTTTTGTAGCTACAACATATAGTACAACTTTAGCTAGTTTAGTTAGCTTTATAATTATTATAATTTTAAATATATTTGTAACTTCGTTACCAGGAATGTTTTAA
- a CDS encoding N-acyl-D-amino-acid deacylase family protein produces the protein MIDILIKNISIVDGTGKPAFKGNVGVLGDKIVNVLGNEDAKEIIDGTDLFISPGFIDAHSHGDLILGDECARLCKTSQGVTTEIGGQCGLSAAPINPKNLKLVQGQLSVGAVKFPEDMVNWTSYKRYLEYADSVPKTANIKSYVGHSTLRIAVMGFENRQPTEEEMEKMKSLLKEAMENGAAGFSTGLIYTPCCYATTDEIVELAKVIKPYGGIYASHMRNESYDSVKSVEETIEIGRRAGVPVFISHHKILGKSNWGLQKQTLAIIQKAIDEGIKVTCDQYPYPRNMTHLNACVPPWHFNEGVEKMSELFKNPEMREKIKKEMEDPNSKYDNYYLNAGGWEGVFVSSCPNTSGVIGKTIAEYSKEIGKDPFETFFDIMVENKGIGSAVYSSMCDEDVFEIAKFPHTVIGSDGLTREMGEKGHPRAYGTCPRAICYYHKENHIMTLEEVIRRMTSMSAERLGLKTKGIIKEGYDADLVIFNYEKLQDKATYTNSNELTEGIEYVIVNGGIVYKDKKLTGVHTGRVLRHYEK, from the coding sequence ATGATTGATATTTTAATAAAAAATATTTCAATAGTAGATGGAACAGGTAAACCTGCATTTAAAGGAAATGTTGGTGTTTTAGGTGATAAAATAGTAAATGTTTTGGGAAATGAAGATGCAAAAGAGATTATAGATGGAACAGATTTATTTATAAGTCCTGGTTTTATAGATGCTCATTCTCATGGAGATTTAATTTTAGGTGATGAATGTGCAAGATTATGTAAAACTTCTCAAGGAGTAACTACAGAAATAGGTGGACAATGTGGTCTTTCAGCAGCACCAATAAATCCAAAAAATTTAAAATTAGTTCAAGGGCAATTATCAGTAGGAGCAGTAAAATTTCCAGAAGATATGGTAAACTGGACAAGTTATAAACGTTATTTAGAATATGCGGATTCTGTACCTAAGACAGCAAATATTAAAAGTTATGTAGGTCATAGCACATTGAGAATAGCTGTGATGGGATTTGAAAATAGACAACCGACAGAAGAAGAAATGGAAAAAATGAAATCTCTTTTGAAAGAAGCAATGGAAAATGGAGCAGCTGGATTTTCTACAGGTTTAATATATACTCCATGTTGTTATGCTACAACAGATGAGATAGTAGAATTGGCAAAAGTAATTAAACCATATGGAGGAATTTATGCTTCGCATATGAGAAATGAATCATATGATAGTGTAAAATCGGTTGAAGAAACTATTGAAATAGGTAGAAGAGCAGGAGTTCCTGTATTTATTTCACATCATAAAATTTTAGGTAAATCAAATTGGGGATTACAAAAACAAACATTAGCAATAATACAAAAAGCTATAGATGAAGGAATAAAAGTAACATGTGATCAATACCCATATCCAAGAAACATGACACATTTAAATGCTTGTGTACCTCCTTGGCATTTTAATGAGGGTGTAGAAAAAATGTCAGAATTATTTAAAAATCCAGAAATGAGAGAAAAAATAAAAAAAGAAATGGAAGATCCTAATTCTAAATATGATAATTATTATTTAAATGCAGGAGGATGGGAAGGAGTATTTGTTTCTTCTTGTCCTAATACAAGTGGTGTAATAGGAAAAACAATAGCAGAATATTCAAAAGAAATAGGGAAAGATCCTTTTGAAACATTTTTTGATATAATGGTTGAAAATAAAGGTATCGGAAGTGCTGTTTATAGTAGTATGTGTGATGAGGATGTATTTGAAATAGCTAAATTTCCACATACAGTTATTGGAAGTGATGGTTTAACTAGAGAAATGGGAGAAAAGGGTCATCCTAGAGCTTATGGAACTTGTCCTAGAGCAATTTGTTATTATCATAAAGAAAATCATATCATGACTTTAGAAGAAGTAATAAGAAGAATGACGTCTATGTCAGCAGAACGTCTAGGTTTAAAAACAAAAGGAATAATAAAAGAAGGGTATGATGCAGATTTAGTTATTTTTAATTATGAAAAACTTCAAGATAAAGCAACATATACTAATTCAAATGAATTAACAGAAGGAATTGAATATGTTATAGTAAATGGAGGAATAGTATATAAAGATAAAAAATTGACAGGAGTACATACTGGAAGAGTTCTTAGACATTATGAAAAATAA
- a CDS encoding M20 metallopeptidase family protein: protein MSIINSAKEIQEYLQTIRRELHENPEISNKEFKTSKIILRELEKLRNFNIRKNVNGNGIIAELIGAKEGKTIALRADMDALQIEEETGLSFESKNKGVMHACGHDNHMTMVLGAAYLLSKRKDELSGKVRFIFQPAEELSPNGGAKGMIKEGALEGVDAIFSMHVWPDLPLGKVGIKEGPLMAASDHFIVTIKGKPSHAAKPNEGIDALVTGAQYVTAVQTIVSRNADPMKSMVITIGKMQAGSRYNIVAGECVLEGTCRTFVPEMRDLAEKRLKEVLDGVCLLSGCTGELNYERGYMAVLNEEKMTKYMSDKIKELYGDEALIKVNPIMIGEDFSFYLNEVPGAFAWIGTTGEGEKVWPLHNSHYNPNEGVLWRGAALLTKLVLDFNK from the coding sequence ATGTCTATTATAAATTCAGCAAAAGAAATTCAAGAATATTTACAAACTATAAGAAGAGAATTACATGAAAATCCAGAAATTTCTAATAAAGAATTTAAAACTTCCAAAATAATTTTAAGAGAACTAGAAAAACTTAGAAATTTTAATATAAGAAAAAATGTAAATGGGAATGGAATAATAGCAGAACTTATAGGAGCTAAAGAAGGAAAAACTATAGCACTGAGAGCTGACATGGATGCTTTACAAATAGAAGAAGAAACAGGACTTTCTTTTGAATCTAAAAATAAAGGTGTTATGCATGCTTGTGGTCATGATAATCACATGACTATGGTTTTAGGAGCAGCTTATCTTTTATCTAAAAGAAAAGATGAGCTTTCAGGAAAAGTAAGATTTATTTTCCAACCAGCTGAAGAACTTTCTCCTAATGGAGGAGCTAAAGGAATGATAAAAGAGGGAGCTTTAGAAGGTGTTGACGCTATATTTAGTATGCATGTATGGCCTGATTTACCATTAGGAAAAGTTGGAATAAAAGAGGGGCCATTAATGGCAGCTTCTGACCATTTTATAGTAACTATAAAAGGAAAGCCAAGTCATGCAGCAAAACCAAATGAAGGAATAGATGCTTTAGTAACAGGAGCTCAATATGTAACAGCTGTTCAAACTATTGTAAGTAGAAATGCAGACCCAATGAAGTCTATGGTAATAACAATAGGAAAAATGCAAGCTGGAAGTAGGTACAATATAGTAGCTGGAGAATGTGTTTTAGAGGGAACTTGTAGAACTTTTGTTCCAGAGATGAGAGATTTAGCAGAAAAAAGATTAAAAGAAGTATTAGATGGAGTATGTCTTCTTTCAGGATGTACAGGAGAATTAAATTATGAAAGAGGATATATGGCAGTATTAAATGAAGAAAAAATGACTAAATATATGTCAGATAAAATAAAAGAACTTTATGGAGATGAAGCTTTAATAAAGGTAAATCCTATTATGATAGGAGAAGATTTTTCTTTCTATTTAAACGAAGTTCCAGGAGCTTTTGCTTGGATAGGAACAACAGGAGAGGGAGAAAAAGTATGGCCTTTACATAATAGTCATTATAATCCAAATGAAGGAGTATTATGGAGAGGAGCTGCTTTACTTACAAAATTAGTTTTAGATTTTAATAAATAA
- a CDS encoding carbon-nitrogen family hydrolase, which translates to MINFALLQTDIKYCDPEYNFEKIKKMFKEAMDNEKKPDIIVIPEDWSYGFSDKMYHDMDNFCEEENGPSISVLKKLAKEYNVWVVGGSISTRHSRDNKIRNTTFILNNKGEIVFDYSKMHLYSDMDENFMIEPGDKAEILETELGKFGFMICYDIRFCELSRIYALKGAQAIIVTSNFPNPRVNHWKTLLTARAIENQLFVIACNRVGESPMGSYCGHSLIIDPWGNIIAEGGEREEIIYGSIDLSIIDEIRNTIHMFRDRHPNFYEKEGLLK; encoded by the coding sequence ATGATAAATTTTGCATTATTACAAACAGATATTAAGTATTGTGATCCAGAATATAATTTTGAAAAAATAAAAAAGATGTTTAAAGAAGCAATGGATAATGAAAAAAAACCAGATATAATAGTTATTCCAGAAGATTGGAGTTATGGTTTTTCTGATAAAATGTATCATGATATGGACAATTTTTGTGAAGAAGAAAATGGGCCTTCAATAAGTGTTTTAAAAAAATTAGCTAAAGAATATAATGTTTGGGTGGTAGGAGGTTCTATTTCAACTAGACATTCAAGAGATAATAAAATAAGAAATACTACTTTTATACTTAATAATAAAGGGGAAATAGTATTTGACTACAGTAAGATGCATTTATATAGTGATATGGATGAAAACTTTATGATTGAACCTGGTGATAAAGCAGAAATTTTAGAAACTGAATTAGGAAAATTTGGATTTATGATATGTTACGATATAAGATTTTGTGAACTTTCAAGAATTTATGCATTGAAAGGTGCACAGGCAATAATAGTTACTTCGAATTTTCCTAACCCAAGAGTAAATCATTGGAAAACACTTTTAACAGCAAGAGCAATAGAAAATCAATTATTTGTAATTGCTTGTAATAGAGTAGGAGAAAGCCCAATGGGAAGTTATTGTGGTCACTCACTAATTATAGATCCATGGGGAAATATAATAGCAGAAGGAGGTGAAAGAGAAGAAATAATTTATGGAAGTATTGATCTTTCGATAATAGATGAAATAAGAAATACTATTCATATGTTTAGAGATAGACACCCTAATTTTTATGAAAAAGAAGGATTATTAAAATAG
- a CDS encoding citrate transporter produces MIFDLPPILGFLPLLLYIYLMLKGKDMNLSVLICVLLGAVMTGETITGFGEVLKGSLSSFLSLIGFIIVLGSGLGEVLTHTKVAQNIVYFVVEKTNIKTEKQAILISMITCTLLVSMLGTLSGSVAIVAPILIPIVSCLGLTPSTLGVIFHGAAATGLQIGPFVPPVATIMGLTGLTYSSFLLNAGLPMGIIIWGSTYFIACRTQKLTRGTEKFDDSYTKADDFKATKTINRATFTFIGTMAVMLIYGIIAKAGASYAIVVMITASLLTGLSAGMSLTDSIKKMVDGASKMYWMFFMFILFDPFLNYVAKSGAFEAISNYMKPLIDVGGVAAFLVIAAAIGVFGISGAGVAQAQITHELFLPLVTAMSVKMEIWSFIVLVACQVTFFVSPTVDMVGTMGLAHSKNIKAMLKNGWCLTIITFIVVIIRAIIYARSV; encoded by the coding sequence ATGATTTTTGATTTACCACCAATTTTAGGATTTTTACCTTTACTTTTATATATTTATTTAATGTTAAAAGGAAAAGATATGAACCTTTCTGTTTTAATTTGTGTTCTTTTAGGAGCTGTAATGACAGGAGAAACTATAACTGGTTTTGGTGAAGTATTAAAAGGTTCCTTAAGTTCATTTTTATCTTTGATAGGTTTTATAATAGTTTTAGGATCTGGATTAGGAGAAGTTTTAACACATACAAAAGTTGCACAAAATATTGTATATTTTGTTGTAGAGAAAACTAATATTAAAACAGAAAAACAAGCTATATTAATTTCAATGATAACTTGTACATTGTTAGTTTCTATGTTAGGAACATTATCAGGATCAGTAGCTATTGTAGCTCCTATATTAATTCCAATAGTTTCTTGCTTAGGATTAACACCAAGTACTTTAGGAGTTATATTTCATGGTGCAGCAGCTACTGGACTTCAAATAGGACCATTTGTTCCTCCAGTTGCAACTATAATGGGGTTAACAGGATTAACATATTCTAGTTTTTTATTAAATGCAGGATTACCTATGGGTATTATAATATGGGGATCAACTTATTTTATAGCTTGTCGTACTCAAAAGTTAACAAGAGGAACAGAAAAATTTGATGATTCTTATACCAAAGCAGATGATTTTAAAGCAACTAAAACAATAAATAGAGCAACTTTCACATTTATAGGAACAATGGCAGTGATGTTAATATATGGTATTATAGCTAAAGCAGGGGCTTCTTATGCAATAGTTGTTATGATAACAGCATCTTTACTTACAGGACTTTCAGCAGGAATGAGCTTAACAGATTCGATAAAGAAAATGGTAGATGGAGCTTCAAAAATGTATTGGATGTTTTTTATGTTTATTTTATTTGATCCATTTTTAAATTATGTAGCAAAATCAGGGGCTTTTGAAGCTATTTCAAATTATATGAAACCTTTAATAGATGTAGGAGGAGTTGCAGCATTTTTAGTAATAGCTGCAGCAATAGGGGTATTTGGAATTTCTGGTGCAGGAGTAGCACAAGCTCAAATAACTCATGAATTATTTTTACCATTAGTAACTGCAATGTCAGTAAAAATGGAAATATGGTCTTTTATTGTTTTGGTTGCTTGTCAAGTAACATTCTTTGTAAGTCCAACAGTTGATATGGTTGGAACAATGGGACTAGCACATTCTAAAAATATTAAAGCTATGTTAAAAAATGGATGGTGTTTAACAATCATTACCTTTATAGTAGTTATTATTAGAGCTATAATTTATGCTAGAAGTGTATAG